The following DNA comes from Malania oleifera isolate guangnan ecotype guangnan chromosome 12, ASM2987363v1, whole genome shotgun sequence.
ATAATGGTTACTTGTAAAGGGAAATATATTGTGAGAAAATAAATACTCCCAAACCTAAAAGTATCTTGTGAGGCTTACATAGGAGTTGAGAACAACTAATTtagcataaaatatttacaataaaaaGATGAAAGGACATCTCAATATGAAAGGAAATAATTCAATGCAATTAAGGACTTGTAACACTCTAATAAAATAGGGAAATGAAAACATATAACTCTTATAACTCATTCAAATTAAAGACACTACATCACGCTCCATGGTGCATGCttaagaagataaagaactacaTCACGCTCCGTGCtctatattataattataaagttTATAATCCGAATATTGACTTGAGTGTTGGAAAAGACATTCGAAGATTGTTAAGGGTCTCCCCAAATCTTTATTGTTTCCTTAATTGTTGATGATCATCACCATTGCAGATGTAGATATCATATCCAATTTTTTTTATGTCAATACTATACAATAATTCATAGTGAGATAGATATTAAACATGGAAGACATTAAAAGAAgaatttaattaattgaatacaagtaagatatttaaaaataatttatttttataccTAAATTGTGTATTCCATAACAAGGATGTTGCTCTTGGGGCTAAAATAGGTATTACAGATACCCGATAAATATGAAAGTGTTCTTGAAACCAGTGAAGTGTTTGAAAACGGACAGACATGAGAAAAAGGTTGGACCCCCaagacataataataataataatataataaaataaaatattttcttcaagataacccacCTGTCTCTTCCCCTCCTGTCCTACTCCTACATCCTCTCTCACGCACATTGCTCAACGGGTCTCATCACCGGCTTTAATTCAAACTTCAaacttcaaatctctctctctctctctctctctctctctctctctctctctctctctctctctcttgccaGCATTTTTTGAGTTCTACCTCTTCGTTTCAAAAAGAGCTGCCAGCATGTACGTATATAACCACAATCAAGAAGCAACACGCAGGGTCCGAGCCAAACCACCATTTATCTTAGTTTCCATATATCTAGCTAATTAAGTCAGAGCTCAGTGTCTTCCCTTCTCTATTAATAATATTATGTTCGATCAGTGTAGAACTACAGTTAATTTCATTGGGATATTTACGCTTAATTATATCCCCACAGGAGATCATACTGTCTGATGCAATGAGGTGAGCCCCTACTTTTCTGGGTAAGTTCCATTTTCTTGATTGCTGTTCtctgtttatttcttttattcgTTTATTCTTGCTGTTCGTTTTCCGCATGGACGGACTCCTGCCATTTTTACTATGATTCTTGTTTTTCATTCTTGCAAGCTTTTCATGGCAAAACAAGTGCTGTTTCATGAttgttttccctctctctctccctctctctaacttttatctatatatatatatatatacatatataatatatacatatattatcaGTTTAGTGAAACTCAGAAGAGGGAATGGATTCGATTCTGTAAGATGAATGGGTGGGGCTTGGGGCTAGGGAGCCAACTACTCTTTCAATTAAGAATGTAGTGTACCTAGCCATAGCCATAGCGCAGGAGacagttttattattttaatcatatttttataataataataataataatattattattattatagttgaATCTCTTTATCTACCctattttcctttgttttttaaattatatttatataaagtattttaatttttatatttatgtataCTCAATATATGAAATTCTataaataaacatatataatttttgtaaatCGCGAAGTGGGTCAATGGCATATACACAGTAAAATGGACCGTAGCTGTTGGCATGTGCGTTTGTAATTAATAAAGGTTTTGAATGAAAAGTAGAAAGCGATGAGACGTTGCGAATTTGAAAATCGCACAGTGATACGGTGTGCTGTGGGGTTCCTAACTTTCTACTGTGTAGGTTGGGAGGACACGCGCACACAGCGACACACAGCCCCTTCTCCGTCCTTGCATTTCAAATCTGAGCTTGAGATCCTATATTATTTTATCGTTTGGCAATTAAAAACTTTGACAAGATTCACACGTGTAGCAAATCTATACTTTTTTggacattttaaaaatttattgaggtGTACGTACCATTTGATTTGGATTTGTtgttacataataataataataataataataataataataataataataattcatatGTACATATAATGTTAACAGTCGTTTCCCAGAAAATTGCCCCAACAAGCCCGCGGTGCCAGATTTTGTCATATTCTCCTTCACGAATCAATGCAATGCCTCTGTTTGGTTGTTTGTTTGTGtcatttaataattattaatttaatgggCACCCTCCACCCAAATCATATACTATTACGTACATGTTGCAGATTGCTATTAGGCTGTTAAGAGTGTTGACCAACAAAGATCTCATCGCCATTCAGCACTGTTCACCCTTCCATTTTAACTACTGCAAAAAAATCAAATTCCCAGATCAAGGTTCGTAGACAACTCCCTTCTTCCATTTAATTACCCTGCAAATTTATCTTTACTTCCattctttcttttttataataCTAGAATGCAGTGTTTGGAGATATGAATTTAGGATTATTTTTAATTtagattttgacaaattttaatataaatttatataaaggCATATGTGTATGATGATTCGAGACGGCCTTTTGTTgatgtttgttttggtttttgtttgattgaacaaattaaattaattaacagggggggggggggggtcagaAATGGGTCCTCAGAGTCGGACGCAGTGTCCTGGAGGTGGGACGACGTCGTCGTCGGTTCATCAGCAGCTCATCAGGACATCCTCCAGCTCCGACTCCGATCCGTCGGCCCAATATCGCCGGAGCTCCAAGTCCAAGGTGGCAGCGGCAGCAGCAGCTGGGCAGCTGCGCAGATCATCATCCCCAAGAGCGGTGCACTCCGACCCAATGAATCATCATCAGAAGATCAAACTGGGCACTCGCATTGCAGATTTAGAAACTCAGCTGGGGCAAGCCCAGAAAGAGCTCAAGTACCTTAAACTGCAGTTGGCTTCTGCCCAAGCTGCAAAGCAACAGGCTCAGCAGGAATTGCAAAagaaacccaaaaccaaaaccaaacccAAGAAACCTGCTGCTGCTGCTCGAGATCCAGCAGCAGCAGTCAATATCAAACAGAAGCAGCTGCTTCACAACCATATGGATCCTCCTCCTGCGGAAACTGATGCGTTTGAAGTTCCAATgatggaggaggaggaggagaaagcTTCGGTTGAGTCGACCAATGTAGCCGTGGGGCTTACCCAGTCACAATCGCAATCAACAGAAAacggagaagaagaagagaccACCAGCAAGCATGTTGAGGATGAACCATCATTCGTCAAAGATAATGATCATCTGGATTTGAACAAAAAGGAGGATGAGGATGAGATAGAGACGGTGAAAGTCAGTGTAGAAGAAGAGAAACAAGGGGGGAAGCTGGAAGATTTGTTGATGAGCGGAGAGAACGAGATAATTAGGGTGAAAAAGCAGGAGGAGAAAGAATTTGGATTGAGGTTGGGAAAAATGGAAGAAGAACTGAAGGCAAGCAGAGCAAATGAAGTAGGGCTGAAGGAGAAGCTGGAAGCGGCGGAAGGGGCGAGGGAGGCATTGGAAGCAGAGATGAAGAAGCTGAGAGTGCAGACGGAACAGTGGAGGAAAGCAGCTGATGCAGCCGCCGCGGTGCTTGCTGCCGATGGGAATGGGAATGTGAACGGGAGGAGGATTAACACTGCAGACAGGTGTACTGGTTCCATGGGTAATTATAAACAGCAGTTTGGAGGTGATCAATTTGAGGCGCCGCCAGTGGATGTGAACTGGTTTGccggtggtggtggtggtggtggtgcaGCCACTGATGATTTTGACGATGCATTATTTGGGAGTGGGAAGAGGAAGAGTTCTGGCATTAGAATGCTTGGGGAGCTGTGGAAGAAGAAGGGCCAGAAATAACTCTCTTGTGTAATGCTTTGAGAAGCTTTCTCACTGTTAAGTGTTAGGCTAAGTTAAATAtgatgtgtttttatttttttgatggGGTGTGAAATGGTTGCTTACCCTTTCAcctgttttttattttatttttggattggCTGGGGGCATGCATATGTTGGCACAGGCTCATCTATTAAGTGTCTTGCTTGCTTGCACTCTCTCTTTAAATTTAAAATGGCGATGGAGAACCCCCTGGCCGGAATGGAATCAATCAGCTGTGGCAGCCCGATGTTGACGGTATGTGTTGCTTGCAGCGGTTCCATGAGGACTTTGTTTAGATTAGAGAAagtaaatgaaaataagaaagtaTTTATCAATAATTTGTTCTAATtctaataaaattaaaagattaaaaGAATCAATAATGTTAATTGTC
Coding sequences within:
- the LOC131144398 gene encoding interactor of constitutive active ROPs 1-like, which gives rise to MGPQSRTQCPGGGTTSSSVHQQLIRTSSSSDSDPSAQYRRSSKSKVAAAAAAGQLRRSSSPRAVHSDPMNHHQKIKLGTRIADLETQLGQAQKELKYLKLQLASAQAAKQQAQQELQKKPKTKTKPKKPAAAARDPAAAVNIKQKQLLHNHMDPPPAETDAFEVPMMEEEEEKASVESTNVAVGLTQSQSQSTENGEEEETTSKHVEDEPSFVKDNDHLDLNKKEDEDEIETVKVSVEEEKQGGKLEDLLMSGENEIIRVKKQEEKEFGLRLGKMEEELKASRANEVGLKEKLEAAEGAREALEAEMKKLRVQTEQWRKAADAAAAVLAADGNGNVNGRRINTADRCTGSMGNYKQQFGGDQFEAPPVDVNWFAGGGGGGGAATDDFDDALFGSGKRKSSGIRMLGELWKKKGQK